A window of the Ailuropoda melanoleuca isolate Jingjing unplaced genomic scaffold, ASM200744v2 unplaced-scaffold33312, whole genome shotgun sequence genome harbors these coding sequences:
- the LOC117798722 gene encoding activated RNA polymerase II transcriptional coactivator p15, producing the protein MPKSKELVTSSSSGSDSDSEADKKAKKKKQAPPEKPAKKQKTGESSKGSSASSKQSNKAEDNMFQIGKMRYVSVRDFKGKVLIDIREYWMDQEGEMKPGRKGISLNPEQWTQLKEQISEIDDAVKRL; encoded by the coding sequence ATGCCTAAATCAAAGGAACTTGTTACTTCAAGCTCATCCGGCAGTGACTCCGACAGTGAGGCAGataagaaggcaaagaaaaaaaagcaagcaccTCCAGAGAAGcctgcaaagaaacagaagaccgGGGAAAGCTCTAAAGGATCCTCTGCTTcctcaaaacaaagcaacaaagcAGAAGATAATATGTTCCAGATTGGGAAAATGAGGTACGTCAGTGTTCGAGACTTCAAAGGCAAAGTACTTATCGATATCCGAGAGTATTGGATGGAtcaagaaggagaaatgaagccaggaaggaaaggaatttcTCTCAATCCCGAGCAGTGGACTCAACTTAAGGAACAGATTTCCGAGATTGATGATGCAGTAAAAAGGCTCTAA